The [Clostridium] scindens ATCC 35704 nucleotide sequence CTGCATCCACCAACTGCTGGGCTACGATAGTCGCTTTCTGGACTACCTCCCCTTCCGGCGTATAGCTCGCCCCGCTGTATACCTCTGTAACCGTAACTTGTGCGCCTACCGGAATCCGGTCAACAACTACGGATTGTGTTCCCGCCCCATTGAACCGGATACGTTCCACCGTGCTTCGCACCGCCTCTCCATTCTTGTCTGCCTCCACCTGGAACACAAAATCAACGCTACCCAGAGACTCATTATAACTGCTTAAGGTCTTTTCAATGATCAGGCTTCCATACTGCTCTTCACGCTCTGCTTTCAGCCCGATAACCGGGTCATAGAGCCATTCGTCAGTGCCTCCCTGGGCATACAAGTTGCCGGGCAGCGCCGTCAGATACGGCGTAAATGTATACTTATAAGAATAGTCCTGGTTAAACGTTTCCCCGGGCACCACCAGATACATTCCAGTTGCAAGATTTCCGGCGCTCCCTGTCCCGCCAGCAACGAATATCTCTTCCGTCTTTTGCGTTTCATCGGTAATCTTCCCATATGCCGCCTCTGCCATGTCAAGCCACTTTTGCGCAGTCGTGGAAGCGCTGATGCCATCAAGCCCCAGGCCCTGGAATCCTTCCAGTTCCGTATATCTTCCGGATGCATCCACATCAGCCACCTTATAGAGCGCTACCGGAATCGTCATCTGCCCAAGGTCTTCTTTGAAATCCCCTGTGGTAGACTCTGTATCCACCTTTACTGTCAGGCTGCACAGTCTGCCCGTATCAATCCTGTCCGCTGCCTGTGTATTCACCAAGGTCAATACCGGAAGGGCCAATGCACAGATGAGCGCGACTGCGCTTCCCTTTTTCATAATCTTTCCTAGTTTCACTTCTTACCCTCCTCCGAATCTTTTCTAGCCTGCTTTCTATGAGGCTTGAACAGATGTTTCATTAGTATGATCATGATCGCAGTCACTGCCAAGCCAAGTAACAAGAATAACATATAGTAATTCTGAATCGCCTGCACCATGGAGTCTGTCAGGCTGCTTTCCAGTTCTTCCCCATCGTAAGGAATCCTGTGGCCTCTCACTAGAAGCCGGTGCGTGTTCACGCCGTACGGCGTGCAGGTAAATAAAGTTACATAATCCTGGCCCTCTTCAATCTGAAGGGCTTGCTCCAGCGCCTCGTGGTCATCCTTATCAACCATTGAAAGAATCTGGTCTACTTCATATGCAAAATTCTTATCCAGAATATGAAGATAGAATCTGTCTCCCTTCTTCATCTGGTCGATATCTGTAAATAGTTTTGCCGATGGAAGCCCTCTGTGAGCAGAGAGGACGCTATGCGTACTCTTGCCGCCCATCGGAAGTTTTGTTCCGTTCAGGTGTCCGACGCCTGTCTGTAATACCTCGTCGGAGGTTCCATGGTAAATAGAAAGCTCTACATTAATCTTGGGAATCGTCAGATATCCCATAATTCCATTACCGCCTACATTCAAAACTTTCCAGTATTCTGTGTCTTTGATGTCATTCAGATCGGACTGCGTGCTGAAGACATCGCCAAAGATATTATTAAGGTCGAACGAATTGTTAAAATTCTCGGCGGCCTTCCACGCCTTATCAAAATCTTCCGGCGTCATATTGCTGACCGCTTTATCATAGTTTGAGATCAGCTGTTGCTGCCTGTAAGTATTCCATTGATTAGAGACAGTCGGATATATGAGAACTGCGAATCCGATTAGGAACAATAATCCAAATATAAATGTCGTTATCTTACGCTTCATGCTTCTTTTTACGCTCCCTCACATACATTCCTCCTATCAATGCTGCCGTAAGCAGCAATCCTATAACTACCCAGAGAATGTAATTCGTTTCCAGGCTGATAGAAGAATCTTTCTCACTACTATAAGCCTCTTTATACGGGACCCTGTGACCTCTTACCAAAAGCCTCTCTGTGTTGACTCCATACGGCGTGCAGGTCAAAAGCGTCATCAGGTCCTTGCCTTTTTCTACATTCAGATCCGACGTATCCTCCGGCTTCACGATACTGATCCTGTCAACTTCATAACAGAGGATGTCATCCAGAACATGAATCATAAAGTGATCGCCCTTCTTCATCTTATCCAGATCTGTAAATAGTATTGCGCTGGGAAGGCCTCTATGTGCGGAGATCACGCTGTGGGTGCTCTTCCCACCTACCGGAAGAGAACTTCCTTCCAGATGCCCCGCCGCATTCTTAAGCACCTCCTCGGTAGTATAATGGTAGATTGGCAGTTCCACATCAATCTTTGGAATCTCCACCATCCCCATTATGCCATCGCCTGTAATATTCAGACACGACTCATAGAATCTATCCTTTTCTTCCTTTGCGTCAGCAATGGCAAAAGAATCGGGCAGAATCATTGGAACCAGCGCGCTGTTATAATCCCGCGCGTTCTTCCACTCTTTTTCATAATCAATCTTTCCGGCTTTCTTAAGTTCTTCCACTTTGGCGTCATAATTGCTGATAAGTTTTGACTGCCTGTATGTATTCCATTTGTTCGCTATAGTTGGATACAGCAGCAAGGACAGCCCTATGATAAAAACAGCCACGATTATAATGTTAGAATATTTCTTCTTCATATGAGTTCTCCTTGATGCTGTATATATAAAATGCAGGGCGGACGCTTCTCCGCCCTGCAGCCAAATAAACTATTTGTTTTCTTTGCGGCGTGATGCAAAGAACAGTGCTGCTGCGATAATCATGATCAGGCAGCCGCCAATTGTGAAGATTGTCGTACCGATACCACCAGTTCCCGGCAAGGCGTTAAGTTTCGTATCCGCCATGGAAGCTGTTGCCTCTACAATTGCTGTAGCCGGTTTTCCATCTTTTAACTCTAATTTAGCATCAGAATCCGTCGTATTTACACTGTATCCATCCGGAGCCTTTGTCTCTTTGAAGTAGTAGGTTCCTAAATCCAGGCCCTGAACTTTAACGGTTCCATCCTCGCCTGTAACAATGACCGTTGCTGCATCTTCCGTTCCCCAGCCTGACAGTTTGTTATCCTTGTCAAACTGCGCGAATAGAATTTCTTCTTTCCCCGCATCATTCTTTACTTTCTTATATACTTTGAACTGTGCATCTTTAAGTTTTTTCCCACCGTCTCCGGTCTTGGTTAATATAATCTGGCCTGTATAAACATCCTCATGATCGGATCCATACTTATCGTTCGGATTATTTTTGTCATTACCTACTTGAATATCGTTTCCAACTTTCGTATCTGTCACTGTAACATCATAAGAGATTACGATGCTCTGATTTGCATAGTCATTATTCTGAACTAAATCTGATAAATCTAATACAAATGAAGACGTGTCATCAGCATTTTCTGTTACATCGGCAGAGTAAGATACCGGCTCTCTTGTTCCAACCTTTACATCCACTGGTAATTTTCCATTAACTACATTATAAGTCGCGCCGCTCAATGTATCCGCGAATACATAGGTCTTGTTCGTATCTGTCTCAGGAATATAAGGTATCGTTGATTTTGCAGTATATGTAACAGTCTTATTGATCTCTGTCACTTTCTCTATATCTTCTGCAGTCTTATCAACCTTATTTGGCGCTTTTTTGGCATTGATCTGTGTTGTGTCTTCCTTGCCAAATCCTACATAAACTGCCATTGGACTATATACGTAACCTTCTTCTGTTGCCCTGATCGCATAAACGCCGGCGGAAGTAACTGCACTGCCATTTACGAAAGGCGTAAACATATCGTTGCTAAGCCCTTTTAATGCTGCCGCAATCTTATCTGCGTCCGCAGAGATTATGTTATCCTTGATGGAATCATCAATTACAGCGTCTGCGTCAACATACTTTATCAGACCGGCAATAATTCTCTGATCATCATCTCCATTTTCCGCGCCGCCAAATGCAGTTCTATATGCCGCTGCCGCGCCATCCGTAAATTTCCATCCTGTTACCGCCGTATTGTCCGTCTCAATTACCTGCGCAATCGTTAACGTAGCATTGTCTGCGTTTTGAACAGTAACCTTACTGTTCGCATTGCCCGGTGCCGCGAAGGTAGTGATCCCCATTCCCAGCACCATAGCGAATATTAAAAACATTGCTAGAGCCTTTTTGATCTTACTCATAATCTTTTCTCCCTTTCTCCATTGGATTTTTAATTTCGAAGCACAGCCTCGTTTTTCTTGTTTTTATATAGAGCCAGCATGCCTGCTAATATCATCAGCAGCGTGCCGCCAGCAGTATACCAGAATATTCCCGGGCCGCCGGCCTTCGGAAGGGCGTATACCGGATCATTCTCAAACTGGAAGAATATGGTTGTCGTTCCTTCTTCCCTGTTGCCTTCTATTACTTTGCCATCAGACGTAATGGTCTTTAATGCGCCATTCTTTGTAACTTCTACCATCCAGATGTCCGTGCTTACGGCATAGCCGTCAGGCGCTTTCATCTCCGATAATTGATACGTATCTGCAGCAATCTTGCCTGCCAATGCCTGCGTGCAGTCCTCATTGGCGTACCACTTCACAATGCCATTTTCATCAGACTTGCCATAGTAAGCCGTGCTGCCAGTAGTCGATTGCAGCTTAAACTGTGCGTTGGCCAAAACCAGTTTTGGATCGCTGGAACTTACCTTCTTTATATTCCAGTCTCTTATTACCTTCTCGTTTGTATAGATTGCCTGCCCTAAAATGCCACTCTCATAGTCGGCTTCAGCAATCACATCTTTCCCTGCTTTGTTCAGGCCCATCGTAAACGTTGCGGTTTCCTCTGACTCATTCCTGCTACTCTTGCAGTTTGTTCCCTCGCCTATCGAGAATTCCTTTACCGCATACCCATCAGAAAGCGTCTCGGTAACCAGATATTCACCACGCGCAAGGTCGCTTAGATCCTCTCCTGTATAAGTGGCTTGCGTGGCATTCGCAGGCACGGTCAAAGTAACTGTCTTATATATCAATCCATCCTTTTTTATCGTAAATATAAATGTCTGGTCTTTATCGGATGTTTCAGTCAGCTTCTTTGTTATCTGCAATTCTCCGGCAATTACATTTACCACATATTCGCCCTGTGCAATCAGCCGATCCGGATCCGGATTGAGTTCTGTTCCACCGGTCTGCGTTGGCGGAAGGACTCCTTCAAGTTCTGGCATCGCTTCTCGCTCGCTCGTAGCATATGGTATAAACTGAACGTTCAGTTCATAGACTTCTACTCTATCTCCTGCTGTATCAACTACATGTTCCGCCATATTGCCGCCAGGATTCTCGGACAGTTTAT carries:
- a CDS encoding class C sortase, with the protein product MKKKYSNIIIVAVFIIGLSLLLYPTIANKWNTYRQSKLISNYDAKVEELKKAGKIDYEKEWKNARDYNSALVPMILPDSFAIADAKEEKDRFYESCLNITGDGIMGMVEIPKIDVELPIYHYTTEEVLKNAAGHLEGSSLPVGGKSTHSVISAHRGLPSAILFTDLDKMKKGDHFMIHVLDDILCYEVDRISIVKPEDTSDLNVEKGKDLMTLLTCTPYGVNTERLLVRGHRVPYKEAYSSEKDSSISLETNYILWVVIGLLLTAALIGGMYVRERKKKHEA
- a CDS encoding SpaA isopeptide-forming pilin-related protein, which encodes MSKIKKALAMFLIFAMVLGMGITTFAAPGNANSKVTVQNADNATLTIAQVIETDNTAVTGWKFTDGAAAAYRTAFGGAENGDDDQRIIAGLIKYVDADAVIDDSIKDNIISADADKIAAALKGLSNDMFTPFVNGSAVTSAGVYAIRATEEGYVYSPMAVYVGFGKEDTTQINAKKAPNKVDKTAEDIEKVTEINKTVTYTAKSTIPYIPETDTNKTYVFADTLSGATYNVVNGKLPVDVKVGTREPVSYSADVTENADDTSSFVLDLSDLVQNNDYANQSIVISYDVTVTDTKVGNDIQVGNDKNNPNDKYGSDHEDVYTGQIILTKTGDGGKKLKDAQFKVYKKVKNDAGKEEILFAQFDKDNKLSGWGTEDAATVIVTGEDGTVKVQGLDLGTYYFKETKAPDGYSVNTTDSDAKLELKDGKPATAIVEATASMADTKLNALPGTGGIGTTIFTIGGCLIMIIAAALFFASRRKENK
- a CDS encoding DUF5979 domain-containing protein, with the translated sequence MKLGKIMKKGSAVALICALALPVLTLVNTQAADRIDTGRLCSLTVKVDTESTTGDFKEDLGQMTIPVALYKVADVDASGRYTELEGFQGLGLDGISASTTAQKWLDMAEAAYGKITDETQKTEEIFVAGGTGSAGNLATGMYLVVPGETFNQDYSYKYTFTPYLTALPGNLYAQGGTDEWLYDPVIGLKAEREEQYGSLIIEKTLSSYNESLGSVDFVFQVEADKNGEAVRSTVERIRFNGAGTQSVVVDRIPVGAQVTVTEVYSGASYTPEGEVVQKATIVAQQLVDAGQAVAATVSFNNKYDDRLIPGTGVVNHFEPPQEEGDDWNWSQK
- a CDS encoding class C sortase encodes the protein MKRKITTFIFGLLFLIGFAVLIYPTVSNQWNTYRQQQLISNYDKAVSNMTPEDFDKAWKAAENFNNSFDLNNIFGDVFSTQSDLNDIKDTEYWKVLNVGGNGIMGYLTIPKINVELSIYHGTSDEVLQTGVGHLNGTKLPMGGKSTHSVLSAHRGLPSAKLFTDIDQMKKGDRFYLHILDKNFAYEVDQILSMVDKDDHEALEQALQIEEGQDYVTLFTCTPYGVNTHRLLVRGHRIPYDGEELESSLTDSMVQAIQNYYMLFLLLGLAVTAIMIILMKHLFKPHRKQARKDSEEGKK